Part of the Lolium rigidum isolate FL_2022 chromosome 6, APGP_CSIRO_Lrig_0.1, whole genome shotgun sequence genome, attatccggcccttacttagaccggattatccgcccccccggaaggctcaacggctggattttgggaggggtatttatacccctcttcttcttccttcctcctttgctcaatcattgcacaagaaatctgccaagattcacctccattagagccacctcaagaacacaagatttgcaagatctccttcctcccccaaccaaagctcttgatctttggagattcgaaggagaagacaccgatctacatcctcaccgaagcgtttttcatttccccctcatttgtttgagggatctcatgctagtgttccgatttggttccctagttgatttgtgttgatgtgttgttgttgattgttgtattgttacagatttgggagcctccaattcagttgtggatgtgtgctccaagaaccttgtaaaggcccggtttccgcctcgaggaaatcccttagtggaagtgggctaggccttcgtggcgttgctcacaggagatctgagtgaagccttcgtggctattggtttggctttcgtagcaaccacactcctccaaacgtagacgtaccttcttgcaaaggaagggaactacgggaatcatctccgtgtcatcgcgtgctccactctcggttacctctatcctattctatctcttatattgtgtagctatatcttgcttagttgcttattttgtcatataggtaaattcacttatttgcatatctagagaatttacctttgtgtcaagcctaaattgaaaaagaactaaaaattggttagcacctattcaccccccctctaggtgcgacatacgatcctttcaatgatgaggtggtatatactaacccctcaggtgatggtgaacttgcggtgttaggatgacacccacttttgttgtggtggtaggatgacaccacAATAGTGTAGGATaaacttgtgatccacttttggaatgatcatgcatgcccaTGTTAGTTTATCATTTGGTGTCAACATTTGTGTAGTTATATTGCTCTGTTATGAATTGTTTCATGGTTGTGATCGATTATTTGTTCTTCTTATGtcgtgctagtggtatgtggtgttccgcGGACGGGTTCCAAAAATCTACAACTTATGGAGGATCTGTCAAGACCAAGTCAGTGACTACTCCAACAACAACTATAGAGGGTatgaaacattggaggaggcacaacaagagtaACTCTGGAACATGAATTCATGGCAGTTGAGGCCATCGATAGCCAGTGCCATTAGCACATCTACCGCCGGAGGAAGTGCATGGTCTATAAGGAGCACCGGAGGTACGTCAGAGtcgggtcaaagattacatcaccgtcttcctcatcgtcgtgatcgtgaggatcttgttcttctgaaTGATATGTGATCGTATGTAACATGCTATGGCATGGTATTCTCACCATATTTGAAATGTGGTAAGGATATGGAACTGTGATTTGTGCAACAAAACAGCTGATTCGTGTTTTCGTGCGTGCAAGTTGGGTTGGAAGCAGGCAACCAAACAACGGGGCCTCGCTTCCCTACCCGGTGCAAAAATGGTCGGCCAGAGCCAGACGACCAAACAACAGGCCAAATCTGACCTATGGCATGTCTGCAACGCGCATGGGGCTTCTTCTCCCTGGCATAGTCATGCAAGAATCCGGCCCAGACTACCAAACGCGCTCATACAGTACGTCTTTGACCAATATCACTGGTTACATCAGAGTTTAAATTGTAGGACCAATTCATCCCACGGCAGTGCTGCAGAGTGCCTCTTTATGGGTAGTGGCATATCCGTCTCGAAGATGACCCGACATCAACCGTTAACTGGGATCGCCTGAATCCAAGATTGCAAGCCATTGCTTCAGCTTGTAGGCATTAGCCAGAGAtacaaaggaagaagaagatgataagttTTTCTTTTACGTATACACCCTACATATTATACTTCTAACATACCCAGCCTAGTCCGTTCCTCCTAGCAAAATTACCGTGACCCACCATCCACCTTTGATGTCCTgacattaaaaaaaaaaactagactgGGTCGTGTCCATCTAGTGCTGTCTTGtggaaaacttccttccacaggtgTTCAGCATATTCAGCGCAGTGAACAGTGCAGCTCGTCGCAACTGCATCTACTGAAGAATGCTTGGGATCGATGGTGACGAAATTTGGTTTAGTGTCTGATCCCAAATTTACAGTTTAAAGCTATAACGACTAGACCGGGCAGCAAGTTTGTCGTCGCATGCATTGTTAGAAAACTTATGTGGTTTTGATAATTTTTTCGGCACGGATGCTTGTGAACATTGATTAAAAGAATTTCACATGATTTATTTATAGAACTTGAACCCTGGTAAAATTCTATGTAATTTGCAaaaaaaggtaaattctatttAGGTCGTTTGATTTAGAAGATTGTATTTCTTCTGAAAAAAGGCACTCTATTTGTGCGGCTCCTCTGTTTTTCTAGTGTTATTTCCATCATCCTGCGTGATTTGGTAACTCAATGACTGATAACCTTTTAAGATTGGCATTGCCTTTTGACTCAAAATTAGAATTATCCGGTATAAAATCTTTAAATTATTCTAATTAAATTTGAGATAATCTATATCCACATGCCAATTgctttttttttccgaaatgggagCATTGTTagagcctctgcatccaaagaatGCACACAGCTTTTCTTTATTAGATTATTCTCAAGATCTTATAAGAGAATACAAAGATCAATTCGAAGCCAtcttcctagcgacaactcgctaaaCCTATAACAAACGATGAAGTGGGTGTTAAGAATAGAGCCACTACCCTAACCTCACATCAACGCACATCATCTAAAAACCGAGTGTTTGCCCAAGCCGCCCATTGGCGATTGAGAAGCACAATCAGTCTAGCAGATCCTCAGCGCATGCCATTACATACACCAGAGaatcgctaccgccgtcttccgcgAGCCCATCTCCAAGAGAGATCAACGCATTGATCTTGCCAGGCATGTCATCGATGTCGCCACGATGCCAAATGACACCACCATCCTGCGCGCGTCCATCACACTGCGTCTGTCTCCGAGACCCCGATCTACCATGCCGTCGTGACTCTACGATGCCGGCACATCAGAAACGCACTGCttcacctcagcaccaccaccatttGTTGTTTGCTCCAAAAATAATGCCCCCAACAAATAGAAAGACGTcgagcgccgccatcgtccgatctggGACACCCGGATCTGGTTTCCCCCAGAGCAGCTCAGGCGAGAAGAAACGTAGACTGCAGagacgatgccttcaacaaggtagcgaCGAACAGGCGCCGCTATTATCCGCCATGACAGAAGTCAGgaccggctttcaccggcagccacgCCTCACCATCGGGGACTAGATGACGGATCACGAGACCCGCCAAAATAGCCACAAACTAGTTGATCCCCTCCGGCGAGAGAGGAGACCACAACCGCCATGGATTCCTCATGCCTCAGGCCGACCACCtccggcaaaggggaaggacaCTGCCGCTTCAGAATCCATCCATCCTCAGTGATGCAGAGGTAGCCAAGGGGGACTTCACGCCGATGGAGAAAGAGGGAGACGCCCGCCTGCATAGGCCCAACGGACCCAGATCGGGGCGCAacacccacccgccgccgctagccGCCGAAGATCCGCCCCGGTCGCCGCTACCCCGCCTCACCGCCGCGAGAAAGGAAGAGCCGGTCGCCGCCGCACCCTCCGATCTGCGACCGAGGAagaccgtcgccgccgccgccgcgccacccgGGCTTTGCCCGACGACGCCCTTGGCCGGGGAGAGAggagtgatggccgcccggcgcgccgccgcgcgAGTGCGGGAGGAGGTTAGGATATACCATATCCTATACCGTATCCAGACCACCACCTTAGAACCGGATATCCTTATCAGCCGGATCTTTTAAAATCAGATATGGATACCTTAAAACAGATTTGTCACCGGTTTCGGTGAGAAAAATATTCTATCCATTTAGCCCCTAGTCTAAGAGGATCCAGAAGCTTCATTGATAAAGTGGTGGACAAACTCTTACaaagagcacctgaaaagaaactAAAGTTGCAACACAGTCCTCACAAATTACCTACACCCTCTGACCCACGATACTTTAGAAGGTTTAATTCAATTTTTGAGTAAATTAAACTAAAGACCCAATACTTATTATGAATGGGAGGGAGTATTTGCCAGATATATACTTCTTAGAGCAGATATGAACAGGCTAGCAAGTAGCAATGATAAAACAAGGAACAGTTACACCGTATGTTTCCCAAATTCAGTATTCACTAGGCAAGGTAGTCTCAAGCTCACAAGGAAATGTATTCTCGCATTCACAGCGCAGGGTCATCTCCATCTGATTCAGACTTGATTCTCCTTGCcagacctttttttttttggcacaaGAACACATTTAACATTCAAAGTTGACAATCAAAATACATCGCAGAAGACATGATATGGAAGTCTTTATTCATCTGTGAAATGTACAATATGTACAGTTGTGCCATCAATAATGATGAACCCGGACTTCAGAGGGTACAACTACCGCGATGATGATGAGAATTGTACCTATGACAGCCTGTTACAATAAGTGGTTCTCGTTAGAATCATCAGAAACGCAAAATTAAAAGTGGTACTTAACTGACAGATAAGTGGTCTACACTCAACTTCATTAAACTATTTCTGTATGGAGCTTTTACATAGCATGACACTGCATTAGCTAGATTACACTACCATGATTTTACAAAGTGTGTTCGCTCTCCCGACTAACCTTTTTTTACTGTAGCATAAATATGCCCTAGCTGCATATTAACATTTTAATGCATTCTTTGATAAGGGTGCTCATGTTCTCTGAATCGCCTTGTTAACGTCACATAGATATGGTCCAGATACTGAAGTGTAGAAAAGTTCATGCATGAATTAAAATGATATGGTGTCCTACTGCCGAAGAGTGTGATTTTCAAGTATGCCAAGACACCTACATCCTATGTAATTAACTCTACTAGTATCTTTTTCATTTGAATCTGTTATTTTAATGCTTCTGAACAAACAGATCCAACAACTTGACTGAACCAAACTTTTTTTTCTCTCATTAGCTTCTTCGGCTGGGGCTAACATGAATGCACCACTAATAtgattcttgattcattaactgcTCCTGCTTCATgatccaatttttttaaaaatcttaTAAGAATAACAAGATCAAAAAAATGCTCAACTATTCTCCGTTTTCTGGCATACTAGTATATTACATATGGAAACAGATATTTTGAGGAACAAAGGAAACAACATGCAGAAACTTTATATACAATCCTGACACCGAGATAACTGGACCATTGTTTAGGTTCACATCAGCATGTCATGAAAAAAGCTCTAAAATGCAAAAAGTGCTACTATAGCAGCACTTGGAACAAGCAAGGTAATGTATGCTGTTATTAGACAGGATGAACTCGGCAGAAGTTGTTGTACTCACCGCTACTGCACATGCAATAAATCCTGGTTTCTCCCTGCGATCCCTTCTGTAAAAACACAGCAGAAGTGCTCCAGCGTACCAGGGAATGGCACCAAAGATAAAACCAAGTATGAATCTACAGAACAAGAGACTTATCGTTAGGATTACGCAGATATAACTAAAGCAAGCACATAGTTCACTGCAAATTTATGTCAAGAGTGATTATTCGCGTATGCTGCTGTTGGACATGAAACTAAGATCAAAAGGCAAAAAGTTAAAAGAATGATCACTTACAGAACCCAGCCAATGCCCAACCCACAGCAAGGAAGGCGGTCGTAACCATGTCCACGTACACCTGCCTCAGTATCTTGAGCTGAAAACAGATACAGTAAAATTAATGGTCCACGTAAAATTCTTGTCTAGAAACTCTTTTAGTGTGACAACTAGGAAAAGTTAAGATCGTCATATTAAGCCTCATTGCAATTAGAAGAAGCAACAATACCAACATATGAGTGGGCGACTCCCTAAGACATTCATCAGAGACAAAGACTTGTGAAATGGTGAGTGACTCGGTGAGATCAAAAGGGCAGAACGTCCTTTAATCTTTTATGTCAGATGGTCAAATCTATCAAACATCCAAACCCCATTTTGTGCTAAGAAATGCACCGATGCTCACTTGGGGAAGCTGATAAGACAATTGACCTCCATGCCATGCTAAGAAATGGAAACGTGGTACGCTTATTACACAACTACTCCCGGTGACTCAAATtgagttaatcctttgttttctgaTTTTTGTTTGCAAAAACTATTTCGTAATGAAAACAATTAGCATACACCAGAAATATAGCACATACATCAGAGGACATGGAATGGATAAAGGCCAAACTGAACCTGGATCAAGCAACCGAAACAAAGAATGCAGAACTGCAACAGGTTTTTTTATTCTATCAGTTTGAGCGATCAGAGTTtgacaccaaaaaaaaaaaaaaaagcgaacGTCCGAAAAATCGGGCCCGCAATTCCACCTAGCGAGTGATCTCGCAGCAATAATTCTGATTCCACCACTTCCACGCCCAATTCTGATCAACATTTACCACTTGTCGCGATGCCGAACAGACAGACACCCAAATTATCGGCGTCCACATCGCCCAGGAATCCCAGATTGGAAGGAACGAAGGATCTGAAAAATTACCGGCCCCAGAGTGGTATCCTCCGCGGTTGCGCGAGTAGCGCTGGCCGACGAGGCCGGGGGGCTGGACGGGCTGCGGGTACCCGACGACGGGCGGGCGCGGGGGCGGGTAGCTGGGCGGGCCCTGGAACGTCCCGTACTCCCCTCCGGcaccgccatcgccaccgccggCCTTGGCCTTGTCGCCTTCGTCCCCGCTCATCTCTGATCTCGCCTCGCCTCACTCCTCggtgtcttttcttttcttttcctggcAAACCACTGCTCAGCTCGTGGCTGATCACTCCGGTCGTAGTATGAAAGTACGGGTGAAGCAGGAGATGAGACGTGGACGCTTGAGATCGACGGTGGGAATTTTTGTCTTTGGTTTCTCGCGACAAACAACGCGGTCGATCCCAAGTTTTATCCGTGAAATTCGACTTCAACTGGAAGGTGCCCCGAGAtgggcgccggcctgtggtggataCCGGGCTTCCGTGGGCGACTCGCCTGCTCCGACTATTTTGGCACTCACGTCACTGAAGATCATGGACAAGCTCGACTTCATGCTCCAAAAGGCTGAATTGTCTACTCCTCCTGGGACGTCGAGTGCAGCGACGTCTTTTTTAACTGATGTAAGCAACAAATCCAAAAAAGTatcgtattttgtctttttttttcacAGATAACTACGTGCCTTTTCTCGGAGATTTTTTACACAATTGATTGTAAAATAAAATTAGATTGAGAAATTAGAGCTTTCCTTGACAAACTTGTAAAAGATTGAAACATACATTCAGAAAATTCTTACATGAAAGAAACATGACAACTTTCAGAGACTACACGAGAGAAGGGCTTTTAGAAAAAATTCCGATGAAATATATAGCTTTCAAAATTTACGAGTTAAACTTTTCAATGTTACAACATCATTACCTTTACCTAATAATAGACTTTCGGAAGTTCCATAGTAGTATGAATTTTGCAATTATTAACAAGAACAGTAGTATCATAAAATCAAATTGGCCCTTCCCGTACCTTGTCCTGGATACGGATACGGATACGCCTTGGCAGGCTCGAACGGGGGGGCGCTACCTTGCCCTGGCACCGGCTTGCCCATCTCCATCTGGGGCGCGGTCGGTGGGGCGGCCATGAAACCGTGGAGCAGAGACCCTACGACGGCGGCCGCAACCTCAGGCGGCGGAAGAGAGCTCGACGGCGAACCGCGGCAGAgggtccctctctctctctctctcctcagtCTCTTGGTGGAGCTCTGGAGCTTGATGGAAGCGTGTTCTCGCGGGAAGAGATAATGCTTGAGCTGGATGCGTGAAGGCTTGGCTAGAAGATATAGCAAGGCAGGTGCGCGCGGTCGACATGAATTTGCTGTCACGCGCAcagccgcgcgcgcgcgcaccGCGCCAGACGCCACCGCGTCCTGCTTTTGGGACTAGGCACATCATGCTACGTCTCACTGACTCATTCGCCATCGCCATCCGACAAAACAATGTCACTCGTCACATCAGGGTCCTTCTTCTTCGGGGTAGTGGCATCCGTCTCGAAGATGACCTCGACACGTATCGGCCATCAGCCGCGAATCGCGCGAATTAGGACGCTGAATGCACGCCATGGCTCTAACCTTTGTGTGACATCAGCTAGCCTAGATTTGGGACTCTCCGCGTGGCTGCCGCGTGCACGATGCCTTGATCATCTCCCACCCGGAAGCCTCCAGTCTCTGCCCACGCGCGCGGTcacgagcatctccactcgtccccccgaacaggcccccggcgagcgttttttccatccggacagcGTAATTCGACCCAGTTGCGCcctcggttcctcgttttcgtccggatttgggcctaaattcatccggcgattccacgccatccccggccccccggggagcgctcggggactccggacgaaacgaaagcgcgcgaaacggcgaggaaacttcccgcgtgtCTGGTggtcccaacttgtcggcgagagaaaccgatcgtcgtcctcatcgcatcgtcttccgcgcgctgtaaaagcctgccgccggtctgcattcgccggccacgcggcgagttaatgttgtcgtcttccgcgcacgcatcgtcttccgcgcgcactaaaggctgccgccgatcagctcgccgcggacgcgtcgcaatccacgcggcatttaatccccgcgctagccacgcctatatacgccggtccgctcgccgcgaggcgtaccctgtgctccactctccctccactctccctctactctcaagatggcgttctacgacgacgacggcgcagcccaacaacggcttccccgccggtcgctccacgcgtgggagggcacctcctccaccgagcggggtacccccgcccgccggacacgaggcctcccggaggcggccggcggctaagtgctggcggcgttccaatcccgccgccgccgcggggccatgccctcgacgtcgccatcgaggaggcgaggatgacgatgatcgacgaggagcgcgccgacccgcgccaccaccccgagaactacacgcggtggaactcctacttcctccggcggcgggagcgggagccggcggcctacgacggcccgccgcctccgctcgcgcgcaacaacgccgcgggccgccgacggtggtggagcgcgccgaaaggacgttggcgaacgtcctcgcgcacatcgagggcggcaacttcccggtgctcacgatgcccctccatcggcatcgagggcatcggcgagccgccgtcggggaagcgtccggcagcccacggcgcatggctgccagctcgtcgtcttccggatcggcgtcaaggtcatccttggcgccggtgaagaggaggaggcgacgccgccttcgacgccggtgcgcgtcaagaaggagccggcgtctccgccggcgaccgtagggcgcagcagccggcgccctcgtcatccgagaacagccttccgcgccgcagcagcggccggaagaagacgaagaaagaggccgccgcaagccggctcgccgaggaggaggcgaagcgcgcggaggacgccgcgatggcggaggcgatcgccgtgtcgccgcacgacatggaggaggagaagcgcgcggacgacgccgcaccggatCGGGCCAGGCGCgaccgggagcgcgaggaggcggagcggcagcggcggccgccggacctggccgccgcacgccaactcgccgcccgcgccgctccaaccgccaacgacgatgtcgcgcggtaccgccgtcctgcgacacctccatccggcgtcgctgtccccgtcgtcgacctcgagtcctccgacgacgactggtacaagccatccccggggtggggagacgccggccagggcagcagcagacaggccgcgcagccgaaggccaacgtcaaaagggactatgttgtgctctacagagttggcactttcttcgtgtatgtagagccaccttttgcgccatccttggaaagaatcaggaaatttgacgtcgaagtaatcaacgtcagttcggacacagataacaacacgacctatgttataggtggcgttgtgagcgccattgcggcgaaggcagaaaatgcgtttccaaagaacccaattaggagggattccaa contains:
- the LOC124668317 gene encoding 60S ribosomal protein L18a-like protein; translation: MAAPPTAPQMEMGKPVPGQGSAPPFEPAKAYPYPYPGQAQDTEAGVRGHGYDRLPCCGLGIGWVLFILGFIFGAIPWYAGALLLCFYRRDRREKPGFIACAVAAVIGTILIIIAVVVPSEVRVHHY